The following coding sequences are from one Nicotiana tomentosiformis chromosome 3, ASM39032v3, whole genome shotgun sequence window:
- the LOC138907963 gene encoding uncharacterized protein, with protein sequence MEDIMKAFINKSDERFETRGTAIREQGTTIQNLERQLGQIANLLSERAHGTLPSATEKNPKETIKVVSLKSGKSLVDLLVKARSEVVNKQAETPIEKKRFLEMLKQLYVNIPFTEVLTQMPAYAKYLKEIPSSKRKLEETTVVKIITHCSTILKNKIPQKCGDLGSFTIPCSLGTEKFDKALCDSGASINLIPLSVFRKLEGERGVIKSIPVSLQLADQNTILPEEIIEGILVRVDKFVFTVDFIVVDMEVNKEVPLILGRSFLCTGRAILDIYEGKLMLNVGDLVQVHTSIRA encoded by the exons ATGGAAGATATCATGAAGGCATTCATCAACAAATCAGATGAAAGATTTGAGACTCGGGGAACAGCCATCCGAGAGCAGGGCACGACCATCCAGAATTTAGAAAGACAATTGGGACAGATTGCAAATTTGTTATCTGAGAGGGCTCATGGGACTTTGCCCTCTGCCACTGAAAAGAACCCAAAGGAAACAATCAAAGTTGTATCTCTGAAAAGTGGCAAATCATTGGTTGATCTACTGGTGAAAGCTAGATCCGAGGTGGTGAACAAGCAGGCAGAGACACCAATAGAGAAAAAAAG ATTCTTGGAGATGCTCAAGCAACTTTATGTGAACATTCCCTTCACAGAGGTACTCACTCAGATGCCGGCCTATGCAAAGTACTTGAAGGAAATCCCGTCTAGCAAGAGAAAATTAGAGGAAACAACAGTGGTCAAGATAATTACCCATTGTAGTAcgatattgaaaaataaaattcccCAAAAGTGTGGGGACCTAGGAAGCTTCACCATACCATGCTCGTTGGGGACTGAAAAATTCGACAAGGCCCTCTGTGATTCTGGTGCGTCGATAAATCTAATACCTCTGTCTGTATTTAGGAAACTGGAAGGTGAGCGCGGAGTGATCAAATCAATACCAGTGTCCCTACAATTGGCTGACCAAAACACCATTCTACCTGAGGAAATCATTGAGGGTATTCTAGTGCGGGTGGACAAGTTTGTGTTCACTGTAGACTTTATTGTGGTGGATATGGAGGTGAACAAGGAGGTGCCTCTAATTCTAGGGAGGTCATTCTTATGTACAGGCAGAGCTATCCTTGATATCTATGAAGGGAAACTTATGCTCAACGTGGGTGATCTTgtccaagttcacacctcaattcgagcttag